Part of the Musa acuminata AAA Group cultivar baxijiao unplaced genomic scaffold, Cavendish_Baxijiao_AAA HiC_scaffold_1138, whole genome shotgun sequence genome, CCGGGATAACAGACAAGATGATGATACAATCTTCTGCGTTGATACCATTTGTGTAGGTTTGCTGCTGGGGCATAAACCTTTGTCCTTGAAGAGTTTGCATGAATAATCAATCTGCCTGACCACTTGCATTACATTCTCCGACTCTCGTACGAGCTACCAGAGGTCCAGATTTATATCCCAGTGTTTAAGTGTTGTGGTTGCTGAAGGCAGACGTCGGTAGGAGAAATTATTCATATGCAGTGTTTTTTGAACGGGAGCAGAGAAGGGGTAGCAGCAAAAGAGAACAAAGCTTTATTTGGTTGTCAGCTGCAGCGATGAGAATCCAGCGGGTTCATGGTGATACAAAGACTACTTAACAATCTGTGTATTAAGGCTTTTGTGAGATTTGGCTCCTTTTCAAATGCAAAACAAATAAATGGATATCACACTATGTTTTGCTAAAGCCATTATTAACAGCAAACAAGCTCTTCTGCTTCTGAAAATTAATTATGGCCAAGTTTGAATCAGAGGAAGGGGATTGACATGTAGCAAGTTTCAGAAGCGTCTTAGTTGCCTTGTCATGATAATTTATAGTTTTCATTAATTCAACTATAAAAACTTATGTCTCATTGAGAATTCCTGGTATAATATTTGAGTCAGGGATAATATTTGAGTCTATATTATTCATATGAGACTATAAAGGGTGGTAGACCTTCATAACATAGGGTGGTATCTGCAGCTTCCTAACCTTCATAATATATTATTCATTTGGTTGGTCTCGTTAGTTAAAACCTTCATAATATAGAGTCAATGATAATTTGAACGACGGTCCATCTTCTCAAAGAGACTATAAAGGGTGGTAAACCTTCATATCGACCCAGGGATAATATTTGAGTCTACAAAGGCGGAGGCAACGAGGGAGGTAGTATGAGTGGTATCTGACGCATTATAGGGAGAATtatagagaaaatatattatcagatAATTTCTTTGGGATAATGTGCTATCATCTCAGTAGAAATGTACTATTGAATGGTAAATCTATGACTCAGATACGTGGGATGTTATTTAAGCCCACTTGTCTATAGGATAGGATTTGATTCCTTCGTAATATTTAATATGTGTTCGACTatctaattattatatttttaaaaaatatatgaaaagcATATGACATATAATATAGGGTTAAAGTTCATTAGCGGTTTTGTTCATGGATCATTTAACTCCTTATAGTttattcgtatctaaaataattattatattttaaaaaatatagcacaTAGGTTCCTtctatcaagtttgagttaacagacgttaaaATCTATTTACATGATATGctcactcataataaattattaatataatgatacgtgtagttttaagttaaaaaaaaaattattttagccCTTATAGTTTTGGTCATGGATTAGTTAAGCCCTCATGATTTTgtcaatatttaaaataatccttacattttttaaaacataatacATCTTTTGTCGAATTAATAGACATTAGAGTTTACTTGCTTATGTGACATGTTAActtacaataaattattaatataataatatatagaatttaaattaaaaaaattgagattATCATCAATTGCGGGAGGAGGTGTTGTTGTGGAAGTGACCACCAGCAACAACATCGAGCCATTGCTACCTAGTAGGGTGTCATACACATGCAACTTCTCCTATGCTAATAATAAGCTCGAGAACTTTTGGTCCTACTTTAGGTGGATGTGCATCAACTAGTCTGACGCTATGCATGCAATggtctcctgattcctcttcctcttcttgggCTTCTTTGTCCCTACCAACCTCTCACTTCGTCCTCTCTTGACCCCCACCCATTGCGCTTATGACTTGGTCCAACTCTTCCTCACCTTTGCCTCCAACCTTTTCTACCTCTACCTCTTCGCCTTCGTCCACTACCACGGTCTCCATAGCTTCGTCTTTCtcaacaagatagatattttttttaacttaaattatacatcattatattaatggtttattatgagtcaacatgtcacGTAAGCAAACTCTAACGTATGTCAACTTAGACTTGACGGGAgggacttatatgctatgtttttaaaaatataaaggttATTTTACACACAAATAAAACCATAAGGactaaaatagattttttttaaaaaaaaaacttaaattatatgaaagattatattaatagtttattatgagttaaaAGGGTTAAAATAGAGAGGGTACATTTTTAAAATTGCAAAGATTATTTTAGACGCAAGTAAACCATAAAGACTTAAGTAGTGTACGAGCAAAACCATATGAGCTAAAATAAACCTTAACccttataatatatatgtataccatgaagagaaaaacaaaagaaaatacaGCAATAGGTAAATACAAATACATAATGAATGTGATGAAGTTGAGTTGTTCATTATTTTTGTACTTATTATTTTCTTGCGTAAAACGCATGTGTTATTTTTACTGATATGATGTGAATAGTATAAATGTGTCAAAACTCTTGCTTACTCGTCCCGCGAGCGAGGCTTGCTTACTTACTAGCTATTTTATTTAAATACTCACCTTCTCCTGTCTCCTTATATCATCGAAGTATAGGATTTTATGAATTGATGAAAGTGTTGATGATAGAAAAAAACAGTCTTGTATAGTGTTAATCTTATAAATAtagtgattattatttttatagttataaTGTGTACTTGTTTTTCACTTGGGTGATTGTGAGTTagactgatttttttttatttttcgcaAAAAGTATAGTTTGACTTGAACTAGTCTAACTCATGACTATTTTTAATGCATCTGTCACATCTCAGATATCAGAGCATGACAATACTACTGATGATAGAGACAAGTTGACTAAAGAAGAATCTTAGCTTTTTTAGTATTGAACACagaggattaattatatattattatttttaattagttattACACTTTCAGAAGTTAAGTTATATTGGGAAccttatacttacgaaagtaaaatttttatacaagattaaaaacataattttatgattaaaaataaaaaaagagaaagagttttgTTGGAACAAtcggattaaatatttcacttttataagtaCAAAGGATCGAgttaggtaatatgtaattagcctttGCCTACCCTATGTAGAGTCCGACCTCCTATGATTGGATGGTTCAAATTGATTACTGATAGGTATCTTTAGGAAAGATTACATGAGTGAGGAATTTGTATTCTTATAGGAGGGGAATGATTGGAGGCAAAAGAATCCATCACATGAGTTAAAAGACTCCATGGGCAAACTTGCCTTGTAGTAACTTTTTGGCAAGGATTAGACCAATCTATAAGGCAGACCCAAAAACTTTCTGGATTGTCTATATGCAGACCAACACTCAGCAGAAATCTCTTCAAGTGTCTTAAAAGTATCAATAGCTAATTCTACAATTACTCCTTACTGGGGCTACTGTAATCCCCTAACTCGGCACCTATCGGAAGTTGCTGCACTTAAAAGGTCCAGAGCTCAGTCTATATCAGGTAGAATGTGGTGGCTTATAAAATGACCGAGCAGTTGTAAAAACAAAATAATCATTTCATCCATTTTCCCATTGGTGGAAAAAGATATCGAGGAAGAAACGAAAAATGCAATTACCAAGCGCTAAAGAGGACCGACACTAGTCTTTTGCTAATTACGCAAAAAGTCGTCCAAGACACAGTTATATGAGCTCAACTAATTCAACTGACATTACTAGAAATATAACAGAACAAATGATGATGTGAACAGTTATACATACCCGGTATTCCACATATTCCCTCTTTGTAATGCTGTTAGCTAACAGTATTCGACACGTTATTTTGATATCGAGTAGTCTAAAAAATGGAACTTCAGGAAATGGATCGGGAGTGGTTTGTTACTCGAAAATTTTTTCCCCCGTtgcaaatattaaaaatatgagaGAACTAATTATGCAGAGATAACCTGGAATAAAGAACACACTTCTCCAACTTTCGGAGCTTGAAAGATCCACATCATCTTTCTTTGCTGCCTCTAGAATCCTTCCTGTGAGTCCGACACCAACGATACCAGCCAAGGTCCCAGCAGTGTTGGAAATTCCCATGACAATTCCTGCGTATCTTGGAGCCACATCCATGTGGTTTACCGCAAATCCAGCTCTCCCGAGTGCTAAGAAACCAAGAGAAACCGAGGAGCAGAGCACGGTTCCTCTGGAATTTCTAAATGATGGAAGGGCCATTAGAGCAAGGGCAGAAACGATAAAACCTATGGTGTTGAGAAGTTTACGTGTCTTGGTCACCGAAAAGATCCTTCTTGTAATCAAATAATCGGCTAACACTCCACCTATGTTTGAAAATATGAACATGTTTAGATAAGGCATCATTTTGGAGGATCCCATCTCCTGAAGACTGAGCTGAAGGCCCAGTTCAAAGTATGTTGGCAACCAGTTCATAAGAACATAGAGCGCATAGTGGAAAGTGAAGTTGTTGACCACAATTGCCCAGACTGGTAAGCTGAATATCATTCTCTTCCATGGGATTTTACCGAGGGACCGTATGCTTCCAGCGCTCGGGATTCTCTTCTCTTTTAGAGTTGAAACTGGTAACATGGAATCTCCAAAACCAGCAGCAATGGCTTTCGGATGCTCAGAACGAAGTGGGTCGCTAGCAAACCTGAACCACATAACGGACCATGTGACACCCAAGGATGCTTCAACCAGAAAAACTGACTGGGCCCCACCATATTTCACCAAACTCGGTAGTAGGAGCATACCACCGGCTGCTCCTAGGTACATCCCTGAAGTAGTAAGAGACACAGAACGAGAGCGCTCATGCGGAGGGACCCATTGTGCTAGAATTGTGTGAATGGACGGAAATATAAAACCTTGTGCCACCCCTACGAGCAAGCGGGAGAGCACCATTATATACATTCTGTTTGCATCTAATGGGACCAAAGCACACGTTAGTGACCACAGCACAAACGAAAGAAGCAGAACACGTCTTCCTCCAATGTACTGTGCAGCCCAACCTCCAGGCACTTGTGACACGACGTATCCATAATAGAATGTCGAAAGTATCAGGCCCTTGCTTGATTGATTCACACCGATTGCATCTGCAGCCGCCGTATAAGCAATTGAGAATCCGATGCGCTCAATGTAGCATACACTTGTGCAGATGAAGGTCAATAAAATAATAGCATACCGCTTTGGAAATCtcatttcatcaaattttctGGTTGGTCTTTGTAAATAATGTGCCAGTGTCCCAATTGTTGTCCTGGTGTTACATTACTCTTCAATAGATTATCCCTTCACGATTCTGTTGTTCTGTGTTTTTCTAGCATAAAGACGTCTTAAAGCAGAAGCTATAGTTCTTGAAGCAATTTCCATAAAAGAAATCTAAGAATCCAAAACTAGTCACGTAAGTGAATATAATTGGAGTCGAAAGATGACAATTGGTACCTGGATGCCTGATACAGCACACAAAAAGAATCAGAATCCAAATCTTATCTTGTGAGTTAGTCTACACAAAAGGATTCTTAAAATTGCATGTTATATAATGTTGACAATTCAATGAAAGAAAATTGTTTGTTGAAATTTCCTACAGTCAGCAATATGATACAATTTCATTAGCCCATATTCAAGGGATGAGTGTGTTGGATGTGATTTTATTAAGTCTAACCAAGATGCAATAGAAAATTGGACAACTAATAATTAAAGAATATAATAACATAAATGTCAAATAGCAAAGAAATAGTTGCTCTACAACTTTCCAAGtgaaaatatcaaaaattaatatttatctgACAGCAGTGGGAAGAGAGGATCGTGTGTTGGTGAACATAATATTATTCTCTTCAAGCATGTAGTCCCATGAAGAACTTCACAAAGTATATTCAGCTAATTCAGTCACTGACTAAAATTTTGTCTCAATATTTGATGTTATCATCATAACCATTCAAATTGTAAGCATAGAACTAAGCAACCGGAAAACTAACAGTAGAGGTttaacaaaatcaatttactactGAACGAATATGAATCTTAAATAGGCCTCTGATCCAATTCTAAGTAGATGAAGTTGCAATCTTGTGCTATTTATAAGATATTCACAATTTCCAAGGAAAACAATACAAAAGGAGGGCTCACAGGCCCAGATTATTGAGTAAAGGAGATAATGGATCATACTGGAGCATTTAAAACACAAGGATACCAAACAAAGGGCATTATATGATGAGACTTCAAAGTCATAGCCTGAAGAGTGTTAGATAACTTTGGTGTTCTTTTATAAAGTATTATGGTATTCAAAGATATTTTAGGCTTAGGTACTGTTCATTACATTTTTCATGTAACTGAATGGTGAATGAGAAAGAACTAACTTCATTAAGAAAAGTACAGATTGCAGATTGTTTATTCATTTATTGATTCTGATCAGACTAACCTAGATAAGGAAGCTCATTTTCTGGCAACATACTCAAAATCCCGAACAGGAGCAGAGATAAGAGTGTTTAGATTAGAGTTTTCCCACTGAGAAAGAAAAGTATCAATTGATTATCTACTTGGAAGTTAGATTCCTCTTATGGAAGGGTTTCTCACATTTTAACTTCACTTTGGTACATCTTTTCTCCTTAATCTCTCTGGATATAAATGTGCATAACTCTATTCTTCCCATTTTCCAATTTTTTGAGAAGGGACATCAGACACAGGATGCAAGCCTCAAATCATCCTTTGACTAAAAGTAGGACATAAGACTCATTCAATCTAGTTCAAGCACAGAAGTCCACCAAGGGGCATCATCCACCATAATGGTGGCCAATGTGCAACTTGTGCAAGACGAGGATTGAACTTCTAATCCCACACTAAGGCGATAGAATCTGCAATTAACTAGAAGGAAAGATGTCTAGTGTAACTCCCATTCCCTCCATATTATTGTCCACCAGATTTTTTTACATCCTATTGAACTTTGTCCAATGTATCTGAGAACATATATGTCGCTTAAATAAGTTAACTCAATCTTCACTCAACTAATTACCCGTAAATTACTCTAGAAAACTTCATAAGTTGATTGGTGATGCAACATCACCTTTCTGTAACCTTTTCCCTACCTCACAGATGCCATCTCTCCCATGCTTGTTGTCACCCTCCTCGCCATCAATCCCTTCCAATCTGCAGTTTCCTCCAACCCATTGCATTGGACCATATGATCTTCTATATCTTAACTATTCAAAGCAGAAGAAATCACCAACCCTTGTCACCAAActgtccctttctcttcttctaatCTGAaagatttttaataaaatatgcaCTACtgattcctttttatttttttctttccagTGTATTAGATTTTTGTTGTCGTTTATAACTTTTCCCCCTTTTTCTAAATATTGCTTCATTGTTGTACTACTTGATGAATGCAATATTTTTTTACTTCTTTTCTCCACATTCTTTTAAGGTGGCTTCCAATTCTGGGCCTTCAATACATAAATCTTACCGATTAATGGTTCATTTAATGTTATTTTTTCTTAGACTAATTCAGAGATTTCTTTCATTGTGGAAAATGTTGTTTATGGTCGGACATTTTGTTCTCTTCAGTAATTCCCTAACATACAGAATACAGTCCAACTAGCAATTTTTTAATACTTTctgatataatatttttgataattttaaattaaccATGTAGTTAGTTCTTAGGTTTATTCATTCAGAGATTTCTTTCATTGCATAAAATGTTGGTTCTGCGATtccttagcaagcagaatatcatCAAACTAGCTTACTTGCAAATTTTTTCTAAtgttatatgtaatatatatatcttatagTTTAAAACATACGTCTTAAAATTAAACATATACAATCCGATCAGTTGACCCACTGACTGGATAGCAGTGGACAGCAACCGCAGTGACCAGACCCTTGAACAGTCACTGTCCAGTATAGGTACCCTTAATTGTTCCTAATTTTCTCAGAAAGGTTTATCAATGCTTACGATCACTAGTTGCTTACACACACTTGTAAATGATGTTTAAATTGCACAACAGAGTGATACATGTCTCGACAATCTAAGAATTAGCAGAAACTGGCCGATCCGGATCTTAATTGGCCATGTTTGACCACGATCTTCCGGATCTGCCCGACCCCCTCTTTTAGATTGTCGACCTCCCCGGAACAAAAAGGAATCTGCCAGGTTCGACCGATTCCGGATGCATTCAGGCCGTTAACGACCAGATCCAGTAGGACCAACTCGGAGAGGAGAAAGAGGGGTACGAAGAGGAAGAAAACAGAATGGGAGGATGAAGAAGGGAAGAGAAGGGCGAGGTACCTGGCTGGTCACAGCCGCCGCTGGCCCGATGCGTTCGTTCGCGTTGCAGAAGATCGCGGGCGAGGAAGTGGGTAAAAACAGAAGACGGTATATAATTATGACGCCCGAAAAGAAGGACCTCAGTAGGTCACGATTCAGCGGGTTTCAGGGTCTGGTGTTAGAACCGAACCGTTCCGTTTGAACCGGACCCGGTCGAAAAT contains:
- the LOC135671101 gene encoding probable anion transporter 6 is translated as MRFPKRYAIILLTFICTSVCYIERIGFSIAYTAAADAIGVNQSSKGLILSTFYYGYVVSQVPGGWAAQYIGGRRVLLLSFVLWSLTCALVPLDANRMYIMVLSRLLVGVAQGFIFPSIHTILAQWVPPHERSRSVSLTTSGMYLGAAGGMLLLPSLVKYGGAQSVFLVEASLGVTWSVMWFRFASDPLRSEHPKAIAAGFGDSMLPVSTLKEKRIPSAGSIRSLGKIPWKRMIFSLPVWAIVVNNFTFHYALYVLMNWLPTYFELGLQLSLQEMGSSKMMPYLNMFIFSNIGGVLADYLITRRIFSVTKTRKLLNTIGFIVSALALMALPSFRNSRGTVLCSSVSLGFLALGRAGFAVNHMDVAPRYAGIVMGISNTAGTLAGIVGVGLTGRILEAAKKDDVDLSSSESWRSVFFIPGYLCIISSLIFLIFATGEKIFE